A window of the Brassica napus cultivar Da-Ae chromosome A2, Da-Ae, whole genome shotgun sequence genome harbors these coding sequences:
- the LOC106422698 gene encoding NAC domain-containing protein 100-like, protein MEAFGGFHKEDDEQMVLPPGFRFHPTDEELITHYLHNKVLNIDFSAKAIGEVDLNKAEPWELPYKAKMGEKEWYFFCVRDRKYPTGLRTNRATQAGYWKATGKDKEIFRGKSLVGMKKTLVFYRGRAPKGQKTNWVMHEYRLDGKLSPHNLPKTAKNEWVICRVFHKTAGGKKIPISTLMQIGSYGGSGLPPLTDSSPCNNTTKNEQTYVPCFSNQTETRGTLLNYFSNNPALSSIPLYQPHSLHVSDPVLTQEQSVSQAMFENNRRQSFKTLSISQETGVSNTDIEFGRRGMDHQEVPSSSTGPVDLEPFWSY, encoded by the exons ATGGAAGCGTTTGGTGGGTTTCACAAGGAAGATGATGAGCAGATGGTTTTGCCTCCTGGGTTTAGGTTTCATCCAACAGACGAAGAACTCATAACCCACTATCTTCACAATAAGGTTCTCAACATTGATTTTTCAGCTAAAGCTATTGGTGAGGTGGATTTGAACAAAGCTGAGCCATGGGAGTTGCCAT ATAAAGCAAAAATGGGTGAGAAAGAATGGTACTTCTTCTGTGTGAGGGATAGAAAGTATCCAACCGGTTTGAGGACTAACCGGGCAACTCAAGCCGGTTACTGGAAGGCAACAGGGAAGGATAAGGAGATTTTCAGAGGCAAATCACTAGTTGGTATGAAGAAAACACTTGTTTTCTACAGAGGAAGAGCTCCAAAGGGGCAGAAAACAAACTGGGTGATGCATGAGTATAGGCTTGATGGGAAACTCTCTCCTCACAATTTGCCCAAAACCGCCAAG AATGAATGGGTGATATGTAGAGTTTTTCACAAAACTGCTGGAGGCAAGAAGATACCTATTTCGACGTTAATGCAAATAGGTTCTTATGGAGGTTCCGGTTTACCACCTCTAACAGATTCTTCACCATGCAATAACACAACCAAGAACGAACAGACTTACGTGCCCTGCTTCTCCAACCAAACTGAAACAAGAGGAACATTACTTAATTACTTCAGCAACAACCCTGCCCTTAGCTCTATTCCACTCTACCAACCTCACTCTCTACATGTTTCTGATCCGGTTCTTACTCAAGAACAGTCGGTTTCTCAAGCCATGTTTGAGAACAACAGAAGGCAGAGCTTCAAAACGTTGAGTATCTCGCAGGAAACTGGAGTTTCTAATACCGATATTGAATTTGGGAGGAGAGGAATGGATCATCAAGAAGTTCCATCTTCCTCCACTGGTCCGGTTGATCTTGAACCATTCTGGAGTTACTGA